The following proteins come from a genomic window of Tepidiforma thermophila:
- a CDS encoding complex I 24 kDa subunit family protein: MAAEPGLQELRELVAEFQPGRGHVLPALHKVQRTYGWVPRAAIEVIARQLNTTPALIYGAVTFYSDFRLHPPARYEIAWCCGPACRLRGGEAIREAIQEELGIGLDEQTPDHRFGLHVGQCNGTCHEAPQIWVNGRVRGNLTPESARDIIRSLRDGE; the protein is encoded by the coding sequence ATGGCCGCTGAACCCGGTTTGCAGGAGCTCCGGGAGCTCGTCGCCGAATTCCAGCCCGGTCGCGGGCACGTCCTGCCCGCACTGCACAAAGTCCAGCGCACCTACGGCTGGGTCCCGCGCGCCGCGATCGAGGTCATCGCTCGCCAGCTGAACACCACCCCCGCGCTCATCTATGGAGCCGTTACCTTCTACAGCGACTTCCGGCTCCACCCTCCGGCCAGGTATGAGATTGCCTGGTGCTGCGGACCAGCGTGCAGGCTCCGCGGCGGTGAAGCGATTCGCGAAGCCATCCAGGAGGAACTCGGCATCGGCCTCGACGAACAGACGCCCGACCACCGGTTCGGTCTCCATGTCGGGCAGTGCAACGGCACCTGCCACGAAGCGCCCCAGATCTGGGTCAACGGGCGCGTCCGCGGCAACCTGACGCCCGAATCCGCCCGGGACATCATTCGCTCGCTGAGGGATGGGGAATGA
- the mutL gene encoding DNA mismatch repair endonuclease MutL, which produces MTLSPPPVPAIRVLPPEVAARIAAGEVVERPVSVVRELLDNAIDAGATRISLAFDDGGLSRIEVSDDGRGIPPGDVELAFERHATSKIASIEDLHRVHTLGFRGEALPSIAAAADVEVLTRARGEPVGVFLALVNGRPVRRMARPAPEGTTITVRDLFARVPARRKFLGSPAAEARAITTLAMHYALAYPGIAFQVVNSGRRILATSGDDDMRHAFAAVYGAEIARQVLEVDDCDGGVAVTGLAAPPSIHRGNRGGISVFVNGRWVQSRPLLFAVVEAYQSQLPVGRFPLAALHLRLPEDDVDVNVHPAKAEVRFRDERRVARALRHAVRAALEAAAPVTWVVPGHEPAAPTASLPADVADVRAPLPGTQPPAPRAAVPPGEPPVALRGPVPTQGVLALSRVMQPPVPPAAGPTAHSHRDVLPLLRVVGQLNATYIVAEGPDGMYLVDQHAAHERVVYDRLLAQRAAAGAPAVQPLLEPLLIETGAALAAVAAASEADLRALGLVLEPFGEGVLLLRQVPVGFRADDPVAAVVSVLEAIERDERVPAGFGRAAATVACHSSVRAGMALSTEEMRRLLEDLAATATPRTCPHGRPTLVLLGTEAIERQFGRR; this is translated from the coding sequence ATGACCCTCAGCCCGCCCCCGGTGCCGGCCATCCGTGTCCTTCCGCCGGAAGTCGCTGCCCGCATCGCTGCGGGCGAGGTCGTCGAGCGCCCGGTCTCGGTTGTCCGCGAACTCCTCGACAACGCCATCGACGCCGGCGCCACCCGCATCAGCCTCGCCTTCGACGACGGCGGCCTTTCGCGAATCGAGGTCTCTGACGACGGCCGCGGCATCCCGCCCGGCGATGTCGAACTCGCCTTTGAGCGACACGCCACCTCAAAAATCGCCTCAATCGAGGACCTGCATCGCGTCCACACCCTTGGGTTCCGCGGCGAGGCGCTACCCTCAATCGCCGCCGCAGCCGACGTCGAGGTGCTGACCCGGGCGCGGGGCGAGCCGGTCGGCGTCTTCCTCGCGCTTGTCAATGGCCGGCCGGTCCGCCGGATGGCCCGTCCCGCCCCCGAGGGGACGACTATCACCGTCCGGGACCTCTTCGCCCGCGTCCCGGCCCGGCGAAAATTCCTCGGCTCCCCGGCAGCCGAAGCACGCGCCATTACGACCCTCGCGATGCATTACGCGCTTGCCTACCCCGGCATCGCCTTCCAGGTCGTGAACAGCGGGCGCCGAATCCTGGCGACGAGCGGGGATGACGACATGCGGCACGCTTTTGCGGCCGTGTACGGCGCAGAGATAGCTCGGCAGGTCCTTGAGGTCGACGACTGCGACGGTGGGGTTGCCGTAACCGGCCTTGCAGCGCCGCCGTCCATCCACCGCGGGAACCGGGGTGGCATATCCGTCTTCGTCAATGGCCGCTGGGTTCAGAGCCGCCCGCTTCTGTTCGCGGTTGTCGAGGCGTACCAGTCGCAGCTGCCGGTTGGCCGGTTCCCTTTGGCTGCGCTCCATCTCCGGCTCCCCGAAGACGACGTCGATGTCAACGTCCACCCTGCTAAGGCGGAGGTCCGCTTCCGCGACGAGCGCAGGGTCGCCCGGGCCCTGCGCCACGCGGTGCGGGCCGCGCTCGAAGCTGCTGCTCCGGTGACCTGGGTAGTCCCCGGGCACGAACCGGCCGCGCCTACCGCCAGCCTGCCCGCTGACGTCGCCGACGTCCGAGCGCCCCTTCCAGGAACGCAGCCTCCTGCTCCCCGGGCGGCCGTCCCGCCGGGCGAGCCACCCGTGGCGCTGCGCGGCCCGGTGCCGACCCAGGGGGTGCTCGCCCTCTCCCGGGTCATGCAGCCCCCTGTCCCGCCCGCGGCGGGGCCGACAGCCCACTCCCACCGCGATGTCCTTCCGCTGCTACGGGTTGTTGGCCAGCTCAACGCGACGTACATCGTGGCCGAAGGCCCTGATGGCATGTACCTCGTCGACCAGCACGCCGCCCACGAGCGGGTCGTGTACGACCGCCTGCTCGCGCAGCGCGCTGCGGCTGGCGCGCCCGCCGTGCAGCCGCTGCTCGAGCCGCTTCTCATCGAAACCGGTGCCGCCCTGGCTGCCGTGGCGGCAGCGAGTGAGGCCGACCTCCGGGCGCTGGGTCTTGTGCTCGAACCGTTCGGCGAAGGCGTGCTCCTCCTCCGCCAGGTTCCTGTCGGCTTCCGGGCCGATGACCCCGTTGCGGCGGTCGTGAGCGTCCTCGAGGCGATCGAACGGGATGAGCGCGTGCCCGCGGGATTCGGCCGGGCGGCGGCGACGGTCGCCTGCCACTCCAGTGTCCGGGCCGGCATGGCGCTTTCAACCGAGGAGATGCGCCGGCTCCTCGAAGACCTCGCCGCGACGGCCACGCCCCGGACCTGCCCCCACGGCCGCCCCACGCTCGTCCTGCTCGGCACCGAGGCCATCGAGCGGCAGTTCGGCCGGCGCTGA
- a CDS encoding FumA C-terminus/TtdB family hydratase beta subunit, with the protein MADSVRLTTPLTDDVIEGLTIGTHVTFTGVIYTARDAAHKRMIELMKRGEPLPIDLRGQVIYYVGPTPPRPGAVIGSAGPTTAMRLDPYTIPMLEAGLKGIIGKGGRGPAVREAIRQHHAVYCIAVGGTGALLNRHIKSAEVVAFEDLGTEAIRRLVVEDFPAIVVNDCHGGDLLEEGKRQYRTSPRPIPAVQALGG; encoded by the coding sequence ATGGCTGACTCAGTTAGGCTGACCACCCCGCTGACCGACGACGTCATCGAGGGGCTGACCATCGGGACGCACGTCACGTTCACGGGCGTCATCTACACGGCGCGCGATGCCGCGCACAAGCGGATGATCGAGCTGATGAAGCGCGGCGAGCCGCTGCCCATCGACCTCCGCGGACAGGTTATCTACTACGTGGGGCCAACACCGCCGCGTCCCGGGGCGGTCATCGGGTCTGCCGGTCCGACCACGGCGATGCGGCTCGACCCCTACACCATCCCGATGCTCGAAGCGGGCCTCAAGGGCATCATCGGCAAGGGCGGGCGCGGGCCGGCAGTCCGGGAGGCGATCCGCCAGCACCACGCGGTGTACTGCATCGCCGTGGGCGGCACCGGGGCGCTGCTCAACCGCCACATCAAATCGGCCGAGGTCGTGGCGTTCGAGGACCTCGGCACCGAGGCTATCCGCCGGCTGGTCGTCGAGGATTTCCCGGCGATCGTGGTGAACGACTGCCACGGCGGCGACCTGCTCGAGGAGGGGAAGCGGCAGTACCGTACGAGTCCGCGGCCAATCCCGGCGGTGCAGGCACTCGGCGGCTGA
- the mutS gene encoding DNA mismatch repair protein MutS, giving the protein MSTPIRQQYLDLRKRYPGTILFFRLGDFYETFDDDAKLVAQELQITLTSKPMGKDLRVPLAGVPYHAIDQHVAKLVARGYRVAICEQLADPSEVKGLVPRDVVRIVTAGTVTSDASLEAGRANYLGALVRRGRDAALALADVTTGEIRLVQGDTAVVEIGRSPVAELLVEDLEDAAGAAVPVVLRPLLSDMAVDAALAEQFGEHAREALVPGPAAAAALAHLLSYLRETFPAALGSLQRIRAESSADELLVDERTLRNLDVFPAPGRASSLLSVIDQCRTAMGTRLLRHWLAHPLRDPARLAERHDAVGWAAAHPIERERVRSVLRSIPDLARLAGRVGARTATPKDLASLRDGLRAVLDLGALLAPDALPPLLEGALRQLAAAAEPLATLDAALAEDPPSSFDDGGVIRQGFSPEIDSLHALTRDARSFLLGLERLERERTGIKSLKVGHNKVFGYYIEVSAANAALVPPHYQRRQTLVGAERYVTEELKEHEARLVGARERLVELERQAFASLLETLAAGLAVLQGVADAVALIDLVFALGETAADRGYTRPVFTGGDLAIRGGRHPVVEAAVGPGRFVPNDCVLDGETQILVVTGPNMSGKSTFLRQVALIALMAQAGSFVPAAEARLPLFDRIFSRIGAHDDLAAGQSTFMVEMVETAQILHRATPQSLVILDEVGRGTSTYDGMAIARAVIEFLHNRREGAARTLFATHYHELTALEGILPRVRNAHVAVREEGADIVFEHRVVPGPADRSYGIHVARLAGLPRAVVARAEHLLAELEAERAAHGHSGAVHSRNGSAPEPAFQPPLFGGPSPVEEALAALDVDGMTPIEAIQKLYELRAMVLQQRVPR; this is encoded by the coding sequence GTGTCGACGCCCATCCGGCAGCAGTATCTCGACCTCCGCAAGCGTTACCCGGGCACCATCCTCTTCTTTCGTCTCGGCGATTTCTACGAGACGTTCGACGACGATGCGAAGCTCGTCGCCCAGGAGCTCCAGATCACCCTCACCTCGAAGCCAATGGGCAAGGACCTCCGCGTCCCGCTCGCCGGCGTTCCATACCACGCCATCGACCAGCACGTCGCGAAGCTCGTGGCCCGGGGGTACCGGGTCGCTATCTGCGAACAGCTTGCCGACCCGTCAGAGGTGAAGGGGCTGGTCCCCCGCGACGTCGTCCGGATCGTCACTGCCGGTACGGTCACATCCGATGCCTCGCTTGAGGCTGGTCGGGCCAACTACCTCGGGGCGCTTGTCCGTCGCGGGCGCGATGCTGCCCTCGCCCTGGCCGATGTCACCACTGGCGAGATCCGTCTCGTGCAGGGTGACACCGCCGTCGTCGAAATCGGCCGGTCGCCGGTCGCGGAGCTCCTGGTCGAGGACCTCGAAGACGCCGCCGGCGCTGCCGTGCCGGTCGTGCTCCGCCCGCTGCTGAGTGACATGGCCGTCGATGCGGCCCTCGCCGAGCAGTTCGGTGAGCACGCGCGCGAGGCGCTCGTCCCCGGGCCGGCCGCGGCCGCGGCGCTCGCGCATCTTCTGTCCTACCTGCGCGAAACGTTCCCGGCTGCGCTCGGCAGCCTTCAGCGGATCCGTGCCGAGTCTTCCGCCGATGAACTGCTCGTGGACGAGCGTACCCTGCGCAACCTGGACGTCTTCCCTGCTCCCGGGCGGGCATCTTCGCTTCTGTCCGTGATCGACCAGTGCCGAACGGCCATGGGCACCCGCCTCCTGCGCCACTGGCTTGCCCACCCTCTGCGTGACCCGGCGCGCCTCGCTGAACGCCACGATGCCGTCGGCTGGGCCGCCGCCCACCCGATCGAACGCGAGCGGGTCCGCTCAGTCCTTCGCTCCATCCCCGACCTCGCCCGGCTCGCCGGCCGCGTCGGGGCCCGCACCGCAACGCCGAAAGACCTCGCCTCGCTGCGGGATGGACTGCGGGCGGTGCTCGACCTTGGCGCGCTGCTTGCTCCGGACGCTTTGCCTCCCCTCCTCGAGGGTGCGCTCCGCCAGCTTGCCGCGGCCGCCGAGCCGCTTGCCACCCTCGACGCAGCCCTCGCCGAAGACCCGCCCTCCTCCTTCGACGACGGGGGCGTCATCCGGCAAGGGTTCAGCCCGGAGATTGACTCGCTCCACGCGCTCACGCGCGATGCGCGGAGCTTCCTCCTCGGTCTCGAGCGGCTCGAGCGGGAGCGCACGGGCATCAAGTCGCTGAAGGTCGGCCACAACAAGGTCTTCGGCTACTACATCGAAGTGAGTGCTGCCAACGCGGCGCTCGTCCCGCCCCACTACCAGCGCCGCCAGACCCTGGTCGGCGCCGAGCGGTACGTGACCGAGGAGCTGAAGGAGCACGAAGCCCGGCTGGTCGGCGCCCGGGAGCGCCTCGTTGAACTCGAGCGCCAGGCGTTTGCTAGCCTCCTCGAGACCCTCGCCGCGGGGCTCGCGGTGCTGCAGGGCGTGGCCGATGCCGTGGCCCTTATCGACCTCGTCTTTGCCCTCGGCGAGACGGCTGCCGACCGCGGGTACACCAGGCCTGTCTTCACCGGGGGCGACCTCGCGATCCGCGGCGGCCGCCACCCGGTGGTCGAGGCCGCGGTCGGCCCGGGCCGTTTCGTGCCCAACGACTGCGTACTTGACGGCGAAACGCAGATCCTCGTGGTCACCGGCCCCAACATGAGCGGCAAGTCGACCTTCCTTCGGCAGGTTGCGCTCATCGCCCTGATGGCGCAGGCCGGTTCGTTCGTTCCGGCCGCCGAGGCCCGGCTCCCGCTCTTCGACCGGATCTTCAGCCGCATCGGCGCCCACGACGACCTCGCCGCCGGACAGTCGACCTTTATGGTCGAAATGGTCGAAACGGCGCAGATTCTCCACCGCGCCACCCCGCAGTCGCTCGTCATCCTCGATGAAGTGGGCCGCGGCACCAGCACCTACGACGGCATGGCGATCGCGCGGGCTGTCATCGAGTTCCTCCACAACCGCAGGGAGGGCGCCGCCCGCACCCTCTTTGCCACCCACTACCACGAGCTCACCGCCCTCGAAGGCATCCTCCCCCGCGTCCGCAATGCCCACGTCGCCGTTCGTGAAGAGGGCGCCGATATTGTCTTTGAGCACCGGGTGGTGCCCGGCCCGGCTGACCGGAGCTACGGCATTCACGTGGCCCGGCTCGCCGGCCTGCCCCGCGCCGTCGTCGCTCGCGCCGAACACCTCCTCGCTGAGCTCGAAGCCGAGCGGGCGGCGCACGGGCACAGCGGCGCTGTTCATTCTCGCAACGGCTCGGCCCCGGAGCCGGCGTTCCAGCCGCCGCTCTTTGGTGGGCCCTCGCCCGTCGAAGAGGCGCTCGCTGCCCTCGATGTCGACGGCATGACGCCCATCGAGGCGATCCAGAAGCTGTACGAGCTGCGCGCCATGGTCCTCCAGCAGCGGGTGCCGCGATGA
- a CDS encoding GNAT family N-acetyltransferase, producing the protein MNETGDVSGVSIEEAALCDAVALVRLINLAYRVEDFFKAVDRTSLAEVRACFEREQFLVARDSEDELLGCIRFSAAPPEGHFGMLAVHPDAQGRGIARRLIESVEARCCQAGCRSLTLEVASPRTELLPLYQRFGFRVAGTRPWPDHALHELKQPAHFIVMSKSLTQPPAEGTHG; encoded by the coding sequence ATGAACGAGACCGGCGATGTCTCGGGTGTGTCCATCGAGGAGGCCGCCCTCTGCGACGCCGTCGCGCTGGTACGGCTCATCAACCTCGCCTACCGCGTGGAGGACTTCTTCAAGGCGGTTGACCGCACCAGCCTCGCCGAGGTCCGCGCCTGCTTCGAGCGCGAGCAGTTCCTGGTCGCCCGGGACAGCGAGGATGAGCTGCTGGGCTGCATCCGGTTCAGCGCTGCGCCGCCCGAGGGGCATTTCGGGATGCTGGCCGTGCACCCCGATGCCCAGGGCCGAGGCATCGCCCGGCGCCTTATCGAATCGGTTGAGGCGCGGTGCTGCCAGGCCGGCTGCAGATCGCTCACGCTCGAAGTGGCCAGTCCCCGGACCGAGTTGCTGCCCCTGTACCAGCGATTCGGCTTCCGGGTCGCCGGCACCAGACCCTGGCCGGATCACGCCCTGCACGAGCTCAAGCAGCCGGCGCACTTCATCGTTATGTCGAAGTCTCTCACACAACCACCCGCGGAGGGAACCCATGGCTGA
- a CDS encoding NADH-ubiquinone oxidoreductase-F iron-sulfur binding region domain-containing protein produces the protein MNARLQKLIDTAKAAWNAEQASGRVRVRVTLDTSSIARGAEETLARLREAAASRKIDADVGITGSWGFCWMEPCVTVRSAAGTHAVLYGNITPDRVDDLIAAIAAGRDLPELAIGVIEGNATPEIPLLEDHPFMKGQVRRLMANLGRTDPENIDHYLAHGGYEGFGKALEMEPEAIIKEVLDSGLGGRGGGGFPTGRKWDFLRNATASPRYLVCNADEGDPGAWVNRILLEGDPHLVIEGMLIAALASHADEGYIYIRYEYPLAFERMQKAVAQAYERGLLGKDILGTGKNFDLIVFLGAGSYVCGEETGLINSIDSYRGMPRIKPPFPAQAGLWNKPTNVNNVESYANAPLILRHGARWWSSVSDVKEKGTKMFTFSGHVKQAGCIEIPFGPKVRTLLEQYAGGLSGDLPLKGFQPGGPLSGVLPASDIDLPLTLDPYRERGMFLGSGGVVFFDQSACIVDLCLFFLGFCEDESCGRCTTCHGGTQRAVEILRRIQAGGGRDADLENFERLIGTLVWSNCLHGQFAMTSIKTSLKTFRDEYEEHIVDKVCRAGVCKGLMPGRWARKTAAPVAAAAD, from the coding sequence ATGAACGCGCGCCTGCAAAAGCTCATCGACACTGCGAAGGCCGCCTGGAACGCTGAGCAGGCGTCCGGCCGCGTCCGGGTCCGCGTCACACTCGACACCTCGTCCATCGCCCGGGGCGCCGAAGAAACGCTCGCGCGCCTCCGCGAGGCAGCCGCCAGCCGAAAAATCGACGCCGATGTGGGCATCACCGGCTCCTGGGGCTTCTGCTGGATGGAGCCGTGCGTCACGGTGCGCTCCGCCGCCGGGACCCACGCGGTGCTCTACGGAAATATCACCCCCGACCGGGTCGACGATTTGATCGCCGCTATCGCCGCCGGGCGCGACCTCCCCGAACTCGCCATCGGCGTCATCGAAGGCAACGCCACGCCCGAAATCCCGCTCCTCGAGGACCATCCCTTCATGAAAGGGCAGGTGCGCCGCCTGATGGCGAACCTCGGGCGGACCGACCCCGAGAACATCGACCACTACCTCGCCCACGGCGGCTACGAAGGGTTCGGCAAAGCGCTCGAGATGGAGCCCGAAGCGATCATCAAGGAGGTGCTCGATTCCGGGCTTGGCGGCCGCGGCGGCGGCGGTTTCCCCACCGGGCGGAAGTGGGACTTCCTCCGGAACGCCACGGCCTCGCCGCGCTATCTCGTCTGCAACGCTGACGAAGGCGACCCCGGCGCCTGGGTCAACCGCATCCTCCTCGAGGGCGACCCGCATCTCGTCATCGAAGGCATGCTCATCGCCGCCCTCGCCTCCCACGCCGACGAAGGCTACATCTACATCCGTTACGAATACCCGCTCGCCTTCGAACGGATGCAGAAGGCCGTGGCCCAGGCGTATGAGCGGGGGCTTCTCGGGAAAGACATTCTCGGCACCGGCAAAAATTTCGACCTGATCGTCTTCCTCGGCGCCGGTTCGTACGTCTGCGGCGAGGAGACCGGCCTCATCAACTCCATCGACAGCTACCGCGGCATGCCGCGCATCAAGCCGCCCTTCCCGGCGCAGGCCGGCCTCTGGAACAAGCCGACGAACGTCAACAACGTCGAGTCGTACGCCAACGCGCCCCTCATTCTCCGGCACGGCGCCCGGTGGTGGAGTTCGGTCTCCGACGTCAAGGAGAAGGGCACCAAGATGTTCACCTTCTCCGGGCACGTCAAACAGGCCGGCTGCATCGAAATCCCTTTCGGGCCGAAGGTCCGCACCCTGCTCGAGCAGTACGCCGGCGGCCTCAGCGGGGACCTCCCGCTCAAGGGCTTCCAGCCCGGGGGCCCGCTCTCCGGCGTGCTCCCGGCTTCCGATATCGACCTGCCCCTCACGCTCGACCCGTACCGTGAGCGCGGCATGTTCCTCGGTTCCGGCGGCGTCGTCTTCTTCGACCAGTCGGCCTGCATCGTCGACCTCTGCCTGTTCTTCCTCGGCTTCTGCGAAGACGAAAGCTGCGGCCGCTGCACCACCTGCCACGGCGGTACCCAGCGCGCGGTCGAGATTCTCCGCCGCATCCAGGCCGGCGGCGGCCGCGACGCCGACCTCGAGAACTTCGAACGGCTGATCGGCACGCTCGTCTGGTCGAACTGCCTCCACGGCCAGTTCGCGATGACCAGTATCAAGACTTCGCTCAAAACGTTCCGCGACGAGTACGAAGAGCACATCGTCGATAAGGTCTGCCGCGCTGGCGTCTGCAAGGGGCTGATGCCAGGGCGCTGGGCGCGCAAGACTGCTGCACCGGTCGCCGCCGCGGCCGACTGA
- a CDS encoding GNAT family N-acetyltransferase — translation MAVPGTFRLIPAGEIDAEAVAGLVNRAYARYRHLFAGQRTTPEELLLEAGPDARFIIVEEHGRLIGSALIAPAERFIEPDMLGPSGTPRPEPSGVPEGHPWAGALYFGMAAVADDRVNQGIGRAMVALAEEIARAEGHPAVGLGTVREFGLVPYYERLGYRVIHEAEHPAGHWAFLVPHRYCELVKPV, via the coding sequence ATGGCAGTGCCGGGTACGTTCCGGCTGATTCCCGCCGGGGAGATCGACGCCGAGGCCGTGGCCGGGCTGGTGAACCGGGCGTATGCGCGCTACCGCCACCTCTTCGCGGGCCAGCGGACGACGCCTGAGGAGCTGCTCCTGGAGGCGGGCCCTGATGCGCGCTTCATCATCGTGGAAGAGCACGGGCGGCTCATCGGCAGCGCGCTCATCGCCCCGGCCGAGCGGTTCATTGAACCGGATATGCTCGGCCCTTCGGGCACGCCCCGCCCGGAACCGTCCGGCGTGCCGGAGGGGCACCCGTGGGCCGGGGCGCTCTACTTCGGGATGGCTGCCGTCGCGGACGACCGGGTCAACCAGGGCATCGGGCGGGCGATGGTGGCGCTGGCGGAGGAAATAGCGCGGGCAGAGGGCCATCCCGCAGTCGGCCTGGGGACGGTCCGGGAGTTCGGGCTGGTGCCGTACTACGAGCGGCTCGGCTACCGGGTCATCCACGAGGCCGAACACCCGGCGGGGCACTGGGCTTTCCTGGTCCCTCACCGCTATTGCGAACTGGTGAAGCCGGTATGA